The Erigeron canadensis isolate Cc75 chromosome 1, C_canadensis_v1, whole genome shotgun sequence genome segment attcagggctaaaaagtgtaaattattgatggaaaacaaaaaaaatgttaattaatgagactttttctacaaattaatataaatattaatataataatatatttggataaggattattaggatttttaatttgtagtttatctaaatgatgacatcatcaaaagtcaatttgatgaaatcgaacgatgtgattggttaattagtcattagttcaactgtcttatagtatatattaagatttccTATTCAACCATGTTTTGTAATGTAAAAATTTTCAATGTTTTGGTCTAACTGAAAAAGAAGAAATCATTTCGAAACAACAataatgaaatcaacttgattGAATTATATATTGGTATCTTTGCAAAGTTTGGATCAGGATCATCTAGTCATCTGAATTATTAGTcttttatatatcatatataaatataaatataaatataattatataaatgtgtTTACCTTGACCCTATcacataattattatattaataataacttaataCATTGGGATGATAATATAAGGTTTTGGGTGTCCATACttacatatcaatattttaatccATAATATTCATGGAggttaaacatttatttattcattaaataaaaaatattaaaataatagtatGTGAGAGATTTCACGTTTAATCTTATGTGCCGGAAAATCTTAAATTCACTTTTCcctaatacatttatatataacaagatAATAAACAAGGGATAATGGTATATGAATGTAACccacctatgacaaaatggttatgtaatgtagtaacctacTCAAGTGGCTATGTAATGCATAcacctatgtttttttggctatactatgtaaaatatgtacggaccttacatagtatagccaaaaaaattACATAGGTCCTTACAtgattgacccaaataaaaaggtccttacatagtatagccaaaaaacataggtgcatacattacatagtcaTCTGAGTTGGTTAAtatattacataaccattttgtcataagTGGTTTGTCCAATAAACAATGACCAAAATTGACATATGCGTTGTGAGCTGTCTTAACATGGaatctgtttcaaaaaaaaaaaagatatgttcTATGATTAGGCAATCCTGCAAGAAACAATCAACATCCAACTTTGATTCATTCAAAATTATAGATTCaacttcataatatatattgcTTATATCATGATCATATGTAGTAATAGTAATTCGCCAAAACTTATTACTCATGTGTCATCTGATTTGACTTCAATATACCATCATCGGTCTGTTCAAAAGCAACTCTGATAGGTTGATGTATTCATAGATTTTATGTCAAAATGTCAGCTTATGGTCATGAGATGGAAAGAGAGTATTCCGCGAGTCTATCAAGTGGTGAAGAATCTGGTATGTTTGCTACAAGCATTTCTTGTATGAaactgatttattttttttgagttTATTGAGTTATAATAGTAAATGGTAATTAGTTTCTTTGATCTATGAATTGTGTAGATATGGGAAGTGAATTTAGGATGGAATCCGTTATCTATATGTCTTCTTTCGCGGCAACTGTCTTTGTTGGTGCACTTGTAACGGTTGGGGTCTTGTTGATGACTTCAATAATTTCATTGGTGGTTATGTTACAATCATGTCAAAGTAAGAGCTCTGGGACTATTGAGATGTCAAAATCGGTTGATGAGTATTATAGTGATCGTTATGAGTATTGCAGAACGGGTTATCTACACGCAGAGCTTAATAATTTTGAATTATACTCTGTGCCTGAAATTTGTAAAGATGTGATTCTTAAGTATATtaaagatggtcattatatgcGAGAATTGAGTATTGTGGTGTCAACTATTGAAGATTATTTCAAGAATGTAGCACCAAATGTTGGTGGTGCGGATGTGGTGTTAATGGACATAGATGACTTGTTAATCCATGGGTAATGACTTGTTACTAAGATGGCCCGTTTGTTTGGGCATTTTGTATATGCATTTGGAAATCCTTTTTGATCTCTTCGATTTCGGGAAAGTATTATTCCTAATTGTATTTTTGGTGGTGCAGATTCCATCACAATGGTCGTCATGGCAGTGGTGTTAAAGAGGCAGAACATCTTAAACA includes the following:
- the LOC122585599 gene encoding uncharacterized protein At2g39920-like is translated as MSAYGHEMEREYSASLSSGEESDMGSEFRMESVIYMSSFAATVFVGALVTVGVLLMTSIISLVVMLQSCQSKSSGTIEMSKSVDEYYSDRYEYCRTGYLHAELNNFELYSVPEICKDVILKYIKDGHYMRELSIVVSTIEDYFKNVAPNVGGADVVLMDIDDLLIHGFHHNGRHGSGVKEAEHLKHVFLLQIYSKLRSGGWSLVLCSREHEKQRSVIIDKLIAARCEGWSKLIMRSDEDMKKDTREYFSKQKAMVQANGYNIRAVISSRMDILVGPFIRTQLFKLPNPFMTLEEES